A region from the Brassica napus cultivar Da-Ae chromosome C8, Da-Ae, whole genome shotgun sequence genome encodes:
- the LOC111208947 gene encoding uncharacterized protein LOC111208947, whose protein sequence is MIDVEAVALGKKIYLTFVYGEPVQKLREQVWERLTRYGLSRTEPWFIIGDFNEITGNHEKDGGFLRSASSFVPFNDMIRNCGLLEFPARGNTFSWKGRRGKGKGAVTIRCRLDRALANEDWHTLFPCSYTEYLGMVASDHRPVVAFLEDKVYRRRGQFRFDKRWIGQDGLMESIASGWLENNEGRTGDVVSKISNSRHEIAAWRKNNPPYGKDKIQGLQKALEEVQSDNNRTQEEILEVSRKLQEAYKDEEEYWHQKSRNTWYSCGDLNTKFYHALTKQRRVRNRIVGLHDETGNWITEENGVEKVAVDYFEDLFTTTSPSDFNSFPEEIIPSITPQMNNGLLRPATEEEVRQALFLMHPEKAPGPDGMTALFFQHAWHIIKTDLVAMVNNFLITGDMDSRVQDYFEGFMSAVEIMPPTVNIGDTISICTRKPRGHIVPQRGLRQGDPLSPYLFIMCTEALIANIKKAERGYHFTGMKVARACPSISHLLFVDDSLFFCKAHKEECHTILRILKEYEVVSGQLINFQKSSIQFGHKIEESTRQELRDILGIQNLGGMGSYLGLPESLWGSKIQVFGFVQDRLNNRVNGWTFKFFSKGGKEVIIKSVVTALPNHVMSVYRLPKATVKKLTSAVSKFWWSPGGNTRGMHWKSWDKVCTNKDEGGLGFKDITDFNTAMLGKQLWRLIEKPSTLFARVFKGRISAGTGLSGQGKTTSFLWSHSGYSKSFLLGGEMSSEA, encoded by the exons ATGATTGATGTAGAGGCGGTGGCACTTGggaaaaaaatttatcttaCTTTTGTGTATGGAGAACCGGTGCAAAAATTGAGGGAACAAGTGTGGGAACGGTTGACGAGGTATGGGTTATCGAGAACAGAGCCTTGGTTCATTATTGGAGATTTCAACGAGATTaccggaaatcatgaaaaagatggAGGTTTTTTAAGAAGCGCAAGTTCTTTTGTCCCCTTCAATGATATGATTAGAAACTGTGGTTTGTTGGAGTTTCCAGCTCGGGGAAACACTTTTTCATGGAAGGGGAGAAGGGGAAAAGGAAAGGGGGCAGTAACGATCAGATGTCGGCTAGATCGGGCTCTAGCGAATGAAGATTGGCACACGCTTTTTCCCTGTTCTTATACGGAGTACCTAGGGATGGTAGCGTCTGACCATCGGCCAGTGGTCGCTTTTTTGGAAGATAAAGTCTACCGTAGACGAGGGCAGTTTAGGTTTGATAAACGTTGGATTGGACAGGATGGCCTCATGGAATCGATTGCCTCAGGCTGGCTGGAAAATAATGAAGGACGAACAGGGGATGTTGTTTCAAAGATTAGTAATTCTCGACATGAAATTGCAGCATGGCGAAAAAATAACCCTCCTTATGGAAAGGACAAAATTCAGGGGCTCCAAAAAGCATTGGAAGAGGTCCAATCGGATAATAATAGAACGCAAGAGGAGATTTTGGAAGTATCTAGGAAGTTGCAAGAGGCTTATAAGGATGAGGAGGAGTATTGGCACCAAAAGAGTCGGAATACGTGGTATTCATGTGGAGACCTAAATACTAAATTCTATCATGCTTTAACAAAACAAAGACGGGTTCGAAATAGAATTGTGGGTCTTCACGATGAAACTGGTAATTGGATAACGGAAGAAAATGGTGTAGAAAAGGTGGCGGTGGACTATTTTGAAGATTTGTTTACTACTACTTCTCCTTCAGACTTTAACAGTTTTCCGGAGGAAATAATTCCGTCTATTACTCCACAGATGAATAATGGGCTGCTGAGGCCAGCAACGGAGGAGGAGGTTCGTCAGGCTTTGTTCCTGATGCATCCGGAAAAAGCCCCAGGACCGGATGGAATGACGGCACTTTTTTTCCAACATGCATGGCATATCATCAAAACTGATTTGGTTGCaatggtgaataattttttgatcACAGGAGACATGGATTCAAG GGTACAAGATTATTTCGAAGGTTTTATGTCAGCGGTTGAAATTATGCCTCCCACGGTTAATATCGGAGACACAATCAGCATTTGTACCAGGAAG CCTCGTGGACATATAGTTCCTCAAAGAGGTTTACGGCAGGGGGATCCCTTATCCCCTTATCTATTTATCATGTGTACTGAGGCTTTGATTGCTAATATTAAGAAGGCTGAAAGAGGATATCATTTCACTGGAATGAAGGTGGCAAGAGCTTGTCCTTCAATCTCTCATTTGTTGTTCGTAGATGATAGTCTCTTCTTCTGTAAGGCACATAAGGAAGAATGTCATACTATTCTTAGGATTCTGAAGGAATATGAGGTGGTCTCGGGGCAACTGATTAATTTTCAGAAATCTtcgattcaatttggacataagattgaggAGTCCACTAGACAGGAATTGAGAGACATCCTTGGGATACAGAATTTAGGAGGGATGGGATCATATTTGGGTCTGCCGGAGAGTCTTTGGGGATCCAAGATACAGGTTTTTGGTTTTGTCCAGGACCGTTTGAATAACAGGGTGAATGGGTGGacgtttaagtttttttcaaaaGGTGGAAAGGAAGTTATCATTAAATCAGTAGTCACGGCTTTGCCTAACCATGTGATGTCTGTTTATCGGCTACCAAAAGCAACGGTAAAGAAATTGACGAGTGCAGTATCAAAATTTTGGTGGAGCCCAGGGGGAAATACAAGGGGTATGCACTGGAAGtcatgggacaaagtatgtACAAACAAAGACGAAGGAGGTCTAGGCTTTAAGGACATAACGGATTTTAATACAGCTatgcttggaaagcaattgTGGAGGCTGATAGAGAAGCCTTCAACTCTTTTTGCTAGAGTTTTTAAAGGACG GATATCAGCTGGAACGGGTCTATCCGGACAAGGCAAAACCACCAGCTTTTTATGGTCCCACAGTGGATACTCTAAAAGCTTTCTGTTGGGAGGTGAGATGTCCTCCGAAGCTTAA
- the LOC106402483 gene encoding uncharacterized protein LOC106402483 — translation MEAKGAYGSRRILWRSGKSRKERQGKSNLKVSLGPENDLELGNDMVGNGNHSVEEDVMEFDETRIDVEGNEKVISGDDEFQNLTDGEVEEPDNLQEVLDETKEVINYLGDAGDMGIAIGNEEKKNRSRKMLFKNTTLAEGTSKNRFVQAVLSPRKCVQATAGNRHGEGVKQTEEKGPSNPKPSSLKPYILFMDIIGFEEYWWECLVNFGVLIFGFSISSVSISFCSTVEASWLHFGLLFLACLHVSNYDIVMYWNIYGVLDSWHWNWYETLHLFVLKCSSDVLSWIRGDYYGWLGIEWYTSWLAVMVLVANGIPRKSTLFIYMHMDRDGWPEGLGVWSRTIKLC, via the exons ATGGAAGCGAAAGGAGCTTATGGATCTCGAAGGATTTTATGGAGATCTGGAAAGTCCAGGAAAGAGAGGCAAGGCAAATCGAATCTGAAGGTATCTCTGGGCCCTGAGAATGATTTAGAGTTGGGTAATGATATGGTCGGAAATGGGAATCATAGTGTAGAGGAGGATGTAATGGAGTTTGATGAAACTAGGATTGATGTAGAGGGCAATGAAAAGGTTATTAGTGGTGATGATGAGTTCCAGAACCTCACTGATGGAGAAGTTGAGGAACCTGATAATTTACAGGAGGTTTTGGACGAGACCAAGGAGGTTATCAATTACCTAGGGGATGCAGGTGATATGGGAATTGCCATTGGTAATGAGGAGAAAAAGAATCGTTCACGCAAGATGTTATTCAAGAATACGACTTTGGCGGAGGGAACATCAAAAAACAGGTTCGTTCAGGCTGTACTCTCACCACGCAAATGCGTTCAAGCAACGGCAGGTAATCGACACGGAGAAGGTGTGAAACAGACGGAGGAAAAGGGTCcatcaaaccctaaacctagctctttaaaaccatatatattgtttatggATATCATCGGCTTTGAAGAATATTGGTGGGAATGTTTGGTCAACTTTGGTGTTCTTATTTTTGGGTTTTCAATAAGCTCTGTGAGCATATCATTTTGTAGTACTGTTGAGGCTTCTTGGCTTCATTTTGGCCTTTTGTTTCTGGCGTGTCTTCATGTTAGTAATTATGATATCGTGATGTATTGGAATATTTATGGTGTTTTGGATTCTTGGCATTGGAATTGGTATGAGACACTACacttatttgttttaaaatgttcATCTGACGTGCTTAGTTGGATCCGTGGTGATTATTATGGTTGGCTTGGTATCGAATGGTATACTTCTTGGTTGGCGGTGATGGTGTTGGTAGCGAATGGTATACCTCGCAAGTCTACTTTGTTTATCTATATGCATATGGATCGTGATGGCTGGCCGGAGGGACTTGGTGTTTGGTCACGAACTATCAAGTTGTG CTGA
- the LOC111208946 gene encoding defensin-like protein 242, protein MKFAGIAAVLLVSFALFSLLDADSQDKPEEPILAPIPEPVYCRSKQMFKGSCKDRGSPSATCFLDFLGARSASEMPKNCHCTPKPKNMRLCECQVVCKDCCN, encoded by the exons atgaagtTTGCTGGCATTGCTGCAGTCCTCTTGGTTTCTTTTgcccttttctctcttcttgacGCCGACTCGCAAg ATAAACCAGAAGAACCAATTCTTGCACCAATACCAGAACCAGTTTACTGTCGTTCGAAACAAATGTTCAAGGGATCATGCAAAGACAGAGGCAGTCCAAGCGCCACTTGTTTCCTTGACTTCTTAGGTGCACGAAGTGCAAGTGAGATGCCTAAGAACTGCCATTGCactcctaaacccaaaaacatgCGTCTTTGTGAATGTCAAGTTGTTTGCAAGGATTGTTGTAATTAA